One part of the Eucalyptus grandis isolate ANBG69807.140 chromosome 10, ASM1654582v1, whole genome shotgun sequence genome encodes these proteins:
- the LOC120289162 gene encoding UPF0481 protein At3g47200-like yields MQWIFTFMIRDVLQIESQIPFFVLQEVFDLAKGNTAEEAAKGSLSELALRFFNFTADRPEEHLKKFNGLPNVKHLLDFFRLSFIGQKMEQTRHVDDEHFQLIPSAKQLLLSGIKFKQREGSKSNLIEIQFDHGLLSEKRIIANYLGSSAEVANFFNDLNKDIAFDSSTSYLAELFGQVNGYHKKKWHVRWAGIKHEYFGSPWTFISAVAAFVLLVLTILQVFYAVYRYHRPRK; encoded by the exons ATGCAATGGATCTTCACCTTCATGATAAGGGACGTTCTTCAGATCGAAAGCCAGATCCCTTTCTTTGTCCTTCAAGAGGTCTTCGACTTAGCGAAGGGCAACACGGCGGAAGAAGCTGCCAAGGGCTCCCTCAGTGAGCTTGCGCTAAGATTCTTCAATTTTACTGCTGATAGGCCAGAGGAACATTTGAAGAAGTTCAATGGTCTTCCCAATGTCAAACACTTGCTGGACTTCTTCCGATTGAGTTTCATCGGCCAGAAGATGGAACAAACTAGACATGTCGATGACGAACACTTTCAGTTGATCCCCTCAGCCAAGCAACTTCTTCTTTCTGGGATTAAATTCAAGCAGAGGGAAGGCAGCAAGTCGAACTTAATCGAAATCCAATTCGATCATGGA CTCTTATCTGAGAAGCGAATAATAGCGAACTATTTGGGATCGAGTGCAGAGGTCGCAAATTTCTTCAATGATCTGAATAAGGACATTGCCTTTGATAGCAGTACAAGCTATTTGGCCGAGCTATTTGGGCAAGTGAACGGATACCACAAAAAGAAATGGCACGTGCGTTGGGCGGGGATCAAGCACGAGTACTTTGGGAGTCCTTGGACCTTCATTTCGGCTGTTGCTGCCTTTGTTCTGTTGGTTCTTACAATCCTTCAAGTATTCTACGCGGTCTACAGGTACCACCGTCCCCGAAAGTAA
- the LOC120289002 gene encoding UPF0481 protein At3g47200-like, which produces MSTWSSSMEQRFKEQPTLLTPSAGNQSCCICRAPRSLVQFNEKAFQPQIVSIGPYHHGKERLNMVEQHKPRFFSALIERTKDGGVGLDHYFTAVASKENEIRDCYSEFLPCESKALIEMMVLDACFIVEVFRIFGRVIWSNWDDPIFTTQWIFPFLIKDLLQIENQIPFSVLQVVFDLSKGDIADKATTPSLNELALGFFNSAFQRPQEQLEKFFRVFNVKHLLDLFRLSFIGHTEVEQPANVYVDYQQLIPSATQLLLSGINCMPRNDCNLNLLDVQFNHGILQIPPLTLDDCMSSFLLNCVAFEQSFNYSSRHLSSYIIFMRCLVSTEKGAELLSENRILLNYLGSNAEVATFFNDLSMGITIDISTSYLAAIFGQVNRYHEMFLPRTRRILYDLRVLFSPEVTDPRATQFWEDMNCGAGGSTLKVLEDLSTATSFLVNNANALVFHFGFVYHLSVSNFMSLKEIVITAQIYWLGTGFGPMDTVKSYVDQVQISH; this is translated from the exons atgagcACATGGTCATCTTCCATGGAGCAGCGGTTCAAGGAACAGCCGACTCTTCTGACACCCTCCGCCGGTAACCAATCATGCTGCATTTGCAGAGCCCCACGAAGCCTAGTTCAGTTCAACGAGAAGGCTTTCCAGCCCCAGATCGTCTCTATCGGTCCATACCACCATGGCAAGGAACGGCTGAATATGGTCGAGCAGCATAAACCTCGATTTTTCTCGGCTCTCATCGAACGAACAAAGGATGGTGGCGTGGGCCTTGACCACTATTTTACTGCTGTCGCGTCGAAGGAGAACGAGATTCGGGATTGCTACTCAGAGTTTCTTCCTTGCGAAAGCAAAGCTCTAATCGAGATGATGGTCCTCGATGCCTGTTTCATTGTCGAGGTGTTCCGCATCTTCGGTCGTGTAATTTGGTCCAATTGGGATGATCCTATCTTCACAACACAATGGATCTTCCCCTTCCTCATAAAGGACCTTCTTCAGATCGAAAACCAGATCCCTTTCTCTGTCCTTCAAGTGGTCTTCGACTTATCGAAGGGCGACATAGCGGACAAAGCCACTACTCCCTCCCTCAACGAGCTTGCGCTAGGATTCTTCAACTCTGCGTTTCAAAGGCCACAGGAACAATTGGAGAAGTTCTTCAGGGTTTTCAATGTCAAACACTTGCTTGACCTGTTCCGACTGAGTTTTATTGGCCATACGGAGGTGGAACAACCTGCAAATGTCTATGTTGACTACCAACAATTAATACCCTCAGCGACGCAACTTCTTCTCTCCGGGATTAATTGCATGCCTAGGAATGACTGTAACTTGAACTTACTTGACGTCCAATTCAATCATGGAATACTTCAAATTCCTCCTTTGACTCTCGACGATTGCATGAGCTCCTTCTTACTCAACTGCGTTGCCTTCGAGCAGTCTTTCAACTACAGCTCCAGGCACCTCAGCAGTTACATCATCTTCATGAGATGTCTCGTGAGCACAGAAAAGGGTGCAGAGCTCTTATCTGAGAACCGAATACTTTTGAACTATCTGGGATCAAATGCAGAGGTCGCGACTTTCTTCAATGATCTGAGTATGGGCATTACCATCGATATCAGCACAAGCTATTTGGCGGCGATATTTGGGCAAGTGAACAGATACCACGAGATGTTTTTGCCGCGAACCAGACG CATTCTATACGATTTACGCGTATTATTCTCCCCGGAAGTAACTGACCCTCGGGCGACGCAATTCTGGGAAGACATGAACTGTGGCGCAGGGGGATCTACACTCAAGGTTCTAGAAGACTTGAGTACAGCTACGAGTTTTCTTGTCAATAATGCAAATGCCCTTGTTTTTCACTTTGGTTTTGTGTATCATCTGTCAGTGAGTAATTTTATGTCCTTAAAAGAGATTGTGATCACAGCACAGATCTATTGGCTAGGTACGGGCTTCGGACCTATGGATACCGTGAAAAGTTACGTAGACCAAGTCCAAATTAGCCATTGA